One Paraburkholderia kururiensis DNA window includes the following coding sequences:
- the pbpC gene encoding penicillin-binding protein 1C, which yields MIRTFGTIGTVDAPSPSVARRIARAALCSLLVIAAPAAHALPSFTDVQAQWRSSDWLLLARDGTPLQRTRVDKTERRGDWVALADVSPALREAIVVSEDKRFYEHSGVDWHGAAAAAWANLWNTRTRGASTVTMQLTGLLGDDPQHSGQRSVVQKAGQAVNALWLERSWRKDQILEAYLNLVPFRGETIGLSALSLTLFGKAPSGLDEREAAVAAALIRSPNAPYARVSARACRILRDMKAPERCANLASFVQLAFARPAPAVLTVAPEAETLAPHFARRIAAETRPAAGARITTTLDARLQRFASDTLTRTLVELNAPAHRRNVHDGAVVVLDNATGDVLAWVGSSGGLSGARDVDAVLASRQAGSTLKPFLYAEAIDERRLTTASLLDDAPLDLAAGGGLYIPQNYDKDFKGWVSVRTALGSSLNVPAVRTLVMVTPHRFATTLTALGLPLTQSGDYYGYSLALGSADVTLLALADAYRALANGGVASPTYDLPRHPSVPYATAPATPRRVFSAGASYIVTTVLADNNARTRTFGFDSPLATRFFSAVKTGTSKDMRDNWTVGFTSRYTIGVWVGNADGEPMWDVSGVTGAAPIWAAVAGYLHRHVPSEAPRMPAGVVQTRIAFEQNVEPARNEWFLSGTQTPVVGLAADAADAPARPRGTPSAVVARGARAVQSTQSTQSGNGAPRIGSPTDGTLFALDPDIPAARQRIVFERASGSSSRSAWRLDGKPLGHDDRVTWLPWPGRHVLELVDANGTSVDAVHFEVRGATARPGHAAVGNRATGSGSGGGQMPARPGSGSPGT from the coding sequence ATGATCCGCACATTCGGCACCATCGGCACAGTCGACGCACCCAGCCCTTCAGTAGCCCGGCGCATTGCCCGCGCCGCCCTCTGCTCGCTGCTCGTCATCGCCGCGCCCGCGGCTCACGCCCTGCCCTCGTTCACCGACGTGCAGGCGCAGTGGCGCAGTTCCGACTGGCTGCTGCTCGCGCGCGACGGCACGCCGTTGCAACGCACGCGCGTCGACAAGACCGAGCGGCGCGGCGACTGGGTCGCGCTCGCGGACGTCTCGCCGGCGCTGCGCGAAGCGATCGTCGTCTCCGAAGACAAGCGCTTTTACGAGCACAGCGGCGTCGACTGGCACGGTGCCGCCGCCGCGGCCTGGGCGAACCTCTGGAACACGCGTACGCGCGGCGCGTCCACCGTGACGATGCAGCTCACGGGCCTGCTCGGCGACGACCCGCAGCACTCGGGGCAGCGCTCCGTCGTGCAGAAGGCAGGCCAGGCCGTGAACGCGCTGTGGCTCGAACGGAGCTGGCGCAAGGACCAGATTCTCGAGGCGTATCTGAACCTCGTGCCGTTTCGCGGCGAGACGATCGGGCTTTCGGCGCTCTCGCTCACGCTGTTCGGCAAGGCGCCCTCGGGTCTCGACGAGCGCGAGGCCGCCGTGGCCGCCGCGTTGATCCGCTCGCCCAACGCGCCCTATGCCAGGGTGAGCGCGCGCGCCTGCCGGATTCTGCGCGACATGAAGGCGCCCGAACGCTGCGCCAATCTGGCGAGCTTCGTGCAGCTCGCATTCGCGCGGCCCGCGCCCGCCGTACTGACGGTTGCGCCGGAAGCCGAAACGCTTGCGCCGCATTTCGCGCGGCGCATCGCGGCCGAAACGCGGCCCGCGGCCGGGGCACGCATCACGACGACGCTCGATGCCCGCCTTCAGCGCTTCGCCTCGGACACGCTCACGCGCACGCTCGTCGAACTCAACGCGCCGGCGCATCGGCGCAACGTGCACGATGGCGCCGTGGTCGTGCTCGACAACGCGACGGGCGACGTGCTGGCGTGGGTGGGTTCGTCGGGCGGACTCTCCGGCGCGCGCGACGTGGACGCGGTGCTCGCGAGCCGCCAGGCCGGCTCCACGCTCAAGCCCTTTCTCTACGCCGAGGCCATCGACGAACGGCGGCTCACCACGGCCTCGCTGCTCGACGATGCGCCGCTCGACCTCGCCGCGGGCGGCGGGCTCTACATTCCGCAGAACTACGACAAGGACTTCAAGGGCTGGGTGAGCGTGCGCACGGCGCTCGGGTCGTCGCTGAACGTGCCGGCCGTGCGCACGCTCGTGATGGTCACGCCGCACCGCTTCGCCACCACGCTCACGGCGCTCGGCTTGCCGCTTACGCAAAGCGGCGACTACTACGGCTACTCGCTCGCGCTCGGCAGCGCGGACGTCACGCTGCTTGCGCTTGCCGACGCGTACCGCGCGCTGGCCAACGGCGGCGTGGCGTCGCCCACCTATGACCTGCCGCGTCATCCGTCCGTACCGTATGCAACGGCGCCCGCCACGCCGCGACGCGTGTTCAGCGCGGGCGCGAGCTACATCGTGACCACGGTGCTCGCGGACAACAACGCGCGCACGCGCACCTTCGGCTTCGACAGCCCGCTCGCCACGCGCTTCTTCTCGGCCGTGAAAACAGGCACGAGCAAGGACATGCGCGACAACTGGACGGTGGGCTTCACGTCGCGCTACACGATCGGCGTGTGGGTGGGCAATGCCGACGGCGAACCGATGTGGGACGTCTCCGGCGTGACCGGCGCGGCGCCCATCTGGGCGGCCGTGGCGGGCTATCTGCACCGCCACGTGCCGAGCGAGGCGCCGCGCATGCCGGCGGGCGTCGTGCAAACACGCATCGCGTTCGAGCAGAACGTGGAGCCTGCGCGCAACGAATGGTTTTTGAGCGGCACGCAAACGCCCGTCGTGGGGCTCGCCGCAGATGCAGCCGACGCGCCGGCGCGCCCGCGCGGAACGCCGTCGGCCGTCGTTGCGCGAGGGGCGCGGGCGGTGCAATCGACGCAATCGACGCAATCCGGAAATGGCGCGCCGCGCATCGGCTCGCCCACGGATGGCACGCTCTTCGCGCTCGATCCCGACATTCCCGCCGCGCGGCAGCGCATCGTGTTCGAGCGCGCGAGCGGGTCGTCGTCGCGCAGCGCGTGGCGGCTCGACGGCAAGCCGCTCGGCCACGACGACCGCGTCACCTGGCTGCCGTGGCCCGGGCGGCACGTGCTGGAACTCGTGGACGCGAACGGCACGAGCGTGGATGCCGTGCATTTCGAAGTGCGCGGCGCGACGGCACGGCCGGGTCATGCGGCCGTCGGCAATCGTGCGACGGGTTCGGGCTCGGGCGGCGGGCAAATGCCTGCGCGGCCGGGTTCGGGTTCGCCCGGGACGTAG
- a CDS encoding DUF4410 domain-containing protein: MSFSSGWAVRRARRWASTTLLAACLAFGGCASGISGVQAYAAPAPVRPDVIYVYPFDDATATVRFDDSVSRQLKASLSGTSAVQQQYDEALAVRGQVASELVKQLRAKGLDAVLAPVPPSAPQSVSPGKSVLVIEGRLDSLDAGRRSRRMLIGFGAGKSEVAASVQLLYQPQGGVLSPLQRFDATADSGKAPGMVAMGGVGAAAGSLATSVATSGGLHAVSEAKHDTFEAEAKRLADSIAKQVMAAMGAPAATKANDAPTTQGARLQPVAQAD, from the coding sequence ATGTCATTTTCATCAGGATGGGCCGTGCGCCGCGCGCGGCGTTGGGCGAGTACGACGCTGCTGGCGGCGTGTCTCGCATTCGGCGGCTGCGCTTCGGGCATCAGCGGCGTACAGGCGTATGCCGCGCCGGCCCCCGTGCGGCCCGATGTGATCTACGTCTATCCGTTCGACGACGCCACCGCGACCGTCCGGTTCGACGACAGCGTGAGCCGGCAGCTGAAGGCGTCGTTGAGCGGAACGTCCGCCGTGCAGCAGCAATACGACGAGGCGCTCGCGGTACGCGGCCAGGTGGCGAGCGAACTCGTGAAGCAGTTGCGGGCGAAGGGGCTCGATGCCGTGCTCGCGCCGGTGCCGCCTTCGGCGCCGCAGTCTGTGTCGCCCGGCAAAAGCGTGCTCGTGATCGAAGGCCGTCTGGACTCGCTCGATGCGGGCAGACGCAGCCGCCGCATGCTGATCGGGTTCGGCGCGGGCAAGAGCGAAGTGGCGGCGTCGGTGCAGTTGCTGTATCAGCCGCAAGGCGGCGTGCTGTCGCCGTTGCAGCGCTTCGACGCGACCGCGGACAGCGGCAAGGCGCCGGGCATGGTCGCGATGGGCGGCGTGGGCGCGGCCGCGGGGAGTCTGGCGACGTCCGTGGCGACGAGCGGCGGGCTGCACGCCGTCTCCGAGGCGAAGCACGACACCTTCGAAGCCGAAGCGAAGCGGCTGGCCGATTCGATCGCGAAGCAGGTGATGGCAGCGATGGGCGCGCCGGCAGCGACGAAGGCGAACGACGCGCCGACGACGCAGGGCGCCCGGCTTCAACCCGTCGCACAAGCCGATTGA